The following proteins are encoded in a genomic region of Pyxicephalus adspersus chromosome 9, UCB_Pads_2.0, whole genome shotgun sequence:
- the CMTM3 gene encoding CKLF-like MARVEL transmembrane domain-containing protein 3 isoform X1 — MTVPLIEFLWGLFTFFAYSTKLNEQWKGFLWPLLDFIRCVSAAIIYFVVSLVALSKYSCGASKAAAVLGFIATIVYAIDFYIIFNDLIKFLKKGESEEDEPQQQKSDDEDFDSDSD, encoded by the exons ATGACCGTACCGCTCATTGAGTTCCTCTGGGGTCTCTTCACATTCTTTGCATATTCTACAAAGCTGAATGAGCAATGGAAGGGATTCTTGTGGCCTCTGCTG GATTTCATTCGCTGTGTATCCGCTGCCATCATCTACTTTGTGGTGTCACTCGTAGCTCTGTCCAAATACTCCTGCGGGGCATCCAAAGCTGCTGCG GTTCTAGGTTTTATAGCAACAATTGTCTATGCAATAGACTTCTACATTATCTTCAACGACCTCATCAAGTTCCTGAAGAAAGGCGAGTCTGAAGAAGATGAACCCCAGCAGCAGAAGTCAGATG ATGAGGACTTTGACTCCGATTCCGACTGA
- the CMTM3 gene encoding CKLF-like MARVEL transmembrane domain-containing protein 3 isoform X2 — MQDFIRCVSAAIIYFVVSLVALSKYSCGASKAAAVLGFIATIVYAIDFYIIFNDLIKFLKKGESEEDEPQQQKSDDEDFDSDSD; from the exons ATGcag GATTTCATTCGCTGTGTATCCGCTGCCATCATCTACTTTGTGGTGTCACTCGTAGCTCTGTCCAAATACTCCTGCGGGGCATCCAAAGCTGCTGCG GTTCTAGGTTTTATAGCAACAATTGTCTATGCAATAGACTTCTACATTATCTTCAACGACCTCATCAAGTTCCTGAAGAAAGGCGAGTCTGAAGAAGATGAACCCCAGCAGCAGAAGTCAGATG ATGAGGACTTTGACTCCGATTCCGACTGA